The following proteins are co-located in the Carassius gibelio isolate Cgi1373 ecotype wild population from Czech Republic chromosome A21, carGib1.2-hapl.c, whole genome shotgun sequence genome:
- the LOC127942199 gene encoding nectin-3-like protein isoform X1 yields the protein MVLTMTAHYLRNNPIHPGLNVRVLLVLSFVSGLVYGSQVVVPPKVNAVLGKNVTLSCRVQVDTNLSLTQSSWERKLPSGWVTLAVYNPMFGISIPPEYERRLSFRSPSMHDATIVLEDVGFADIGIYTCKVATFPLGNTQASTTVSVIVEPKVYVSAGSSALIDGGNETTVATCIAERARPPANISWETNLYGTSDAHMQDDANGTTTTQVHYSWKPSRHAQGHTITCVVKHSALQSDFRIPYIINVQFAPDILVLGYDGDWYVGRENVQLKCRAKANPPAQHFRWIRLDGEMPDGVKVVNNSLVFMRPLQKNDSGVYRCEVANDIGLHIRDIRIHVQDPPSTTTMPPTTPVRLLTADISATVPGKKQRALITSPTLAPLPEGSLGTIVGGAVGGALFLLLLLVLGGVYYQRQRRTFRGDYYTKQYHGPSDMQKAPQPHELQQVYSKGSPDTKLKSNQDNGTIYPDKDREEWGDFDRERSPNGRSRALREAGGQINNLNHYNHERSYHSNHHPDHPQNFSPAHHIQRSSLQPEPHRYAAPQVMSNGSPYLPEDCYDNDYVSHTDGSMISRREWYV from the exons GGCTGGTGTATGGCAGTCAGGTGGTCGTCCCCCCAAAGGTGAACGCTGTGTTGGGAAAGAACGTCACCCTCAGCTGCAGGGTTCAGGTGGACACGAACCTCAGCCTGACACAGAGCTCATGGGAGAGGAAGCTGCCCAGTGGATGGGTGACTCTGGCTGTGTATAACCCCATGTTTGGTATCTCCATCCCACCCGAATATGAGCGACGGCTGTCCTTCCGTTCACCCTCTATGCACGACGCCACCATCGTCCTGGAAGACGTGGGTTTCGCTGACATCGGCATATACACCTGCAAGGTTGCCACCTTTCCGCTGGGTAACACTCAGGCCTCCACCACTGTCAGCGTCATAG TGGAGCCAAAGGTATATGTCTCAGCCGGATCTTCTGCTCTGATCGATGGCGGCAATGAAACCACAGTGGCCACCTGTATTGCTGAGAGGGCTCGGCCCCCTGCCAACATCTCCTGGGAGACTAATCTGTATGGCACATCTGATGCCCACATGCAGGACGATGCCAACGGCACCACTACGACCCAGGTGCACTACTCCTGGAAGCCCTCCCGTCACGCCCAGGGTCACACGATAACATGTGTGGTCAAACACTCCGCACTACAGAGCGACTTCAGGATACCCTATATCATCAACGTACAGT ttgctCCAGACATCCTGGTGCTGGGCTATGACGGCGACTGGTATGTGGGCAGGGAGAATGTGCAACTTAAGTGTCGAGCCAAGGCCAACCCGCCTGCCCAGCACTTCAGATGGATCAG GTTGGACGGAGAGATGCCGGACGGAGTGAAGGTGGTGAATAACTCTTTGGTGTTTATGAGACCCTTGCAGAAGAACGATTCTGGGGTTTACAGGTGTGAGGTGGCAAATGACATCGGACTGCACATTCGAGACATTAGAATACATGTTCAGG ATCCTCCCTCAACCACCACCATGCCCCCCACCACCCCTGTGCGCCTCCTAACCGCCGACATCTCTGCCACCGTGCCTGGCAAAAAGCAGCGAGCCCTCATCACATCTCCAACCCTGGCGCCTCTGCCGGAGGGGAGCTTAGGCACGATTGTCGGTGGGGCAGTAGGCGGAGCCCTCTTCTTGCTGTTGCTGCTTGTTCTAGGCGGAGTTTATTACCAGCGTCAACGGCGGACGTTCCGCGGCGACTACTACACAAAGCAGTATCACGGCCCCTCGGATATGCAGAAGGCTCCCCAGCCCCATGAGCTGCAGCAAGTCTACAGCAAAGGAAGCCCTGACACCAAGCTCAAATCGAACCAGGATAACGGCACCATCTACCCAGATAAGGATCGAGAAGAGTGGGGTGATTTCGACCGAGAGCGATCACCCAACGGTCGCAGCAGAGCTCTGAGGGAAGCAGGTGGTCAAATCAACAACCTTAACCATTACAACCATGAACGTAGCTACCACAGCAACCATCACCCCGACCATCCGCAAAACTTTAGTCCAGCCCATCATATCCAGAGGAGCTCGCTGCAGCCAGAGCCCCACAGATACGCCGCTCCGCAAGTCATGAGCAATGGCTCCCCCTACCTGCCGGAGGACTGTTACGACAACGACTATGTGTCGCACACGGATGGCTCAATGATCTCCCGGAGGGAGTGGTATGTCTGA